Part of the Pyricularia oryzae 70-15 chromosome 3, whole genome shotgun sequence genome, CGACCTTCTCGACGTCCTCTTGCCCAATGTCGTCACCCGTCTCCTGGCTTTGGGGCTCTTTTGCACCTTGTCCTTCTCCCGATGGTGAACCTGACTTGTCTGACGCATCTTTATGTAACTTGCTCGATTCTTGAAGCGCAGCAGCCTCGTCTGCTATCCTCATGTTTTCGGCTTCCGCCTCGACGTCGACCCCGGAACTCCAGATGGCGCGCTTGAGGCCCTCAAAGTCGGCCTTATCAAAGCCGAAACTCAGGCTTGCCGGGTCCAGGTCTGTGCTCTTTCTCCTCTTGGCCGCACCGCTTGCTGCATTTTCAAAGTCGCCAAACTCGTCTGACGATTGCTGGCCCAGaaagtcgtcatcgtcgtcatctccCAGCCCCAGACCATCCGCATCTAGATCGAGGGCCCAGTCGTTGGACTCCAGCGCCTCCAGCACCCGTGGAATGCCAGTTTTTTCTGTCGTAATGTGATCATGGGTGTCAGTCAGTATCCCAGACGACCTGTTGGACCGTTTCATGGAGCCATCGCCATTCATTGCCCTCTCACTTACCGCCAAACTCATTCCTCCCCTTATCCCCACCACCACTCCTTGCGTGCACAAACTCCAACCCGGCCTCGCCGCAAGCCTCCTCCCAGTCGCCGAGCACATCGCCGGCATCGGGTCCGACCTCACCAAATCCGACAGCGAGCCCAACCCCGTCCCACTCCCAGCCGCCCAGGCCTTCCCTCACCACCCTGCCCACCGCCTCGACGAGCTCCCGCCCCTTGCcagcgccggcgccgccttCCTTCTCGCCCTTGATCGAGAACACCACAGTGATCCCGCCCAGCACGCCCAGGACCTCCCTCGCCTCGGCGCTGAGGAAGGTGTCGGCCCATTCGCTCGGCGCGGCCGGCGTGTCGAGCCACACGGGCACCTCGCTGCTGTAGTAGGCCGTCTTGAGCGCCAGGGCGTGCGTTGTGCCCGCCAGGCCTTCCCCGCCTCCTCCTGCGCCACTGACGCTGCCACTGCTTTCCCCGCCTTCTTCTCCCGACGTCGTTTCCGGCGTTGCTGTAGGCAACGGTGTGGGGTGGCTGCCGGTCAAGTCCTTGATGAATTTGCTGAGCAGTTCCGCCTCGCTCTCTAGCGATATCGCCAGGATGCGGCGGGGGTTTGAGATTTCCATGACCTAGGTGGAAATTGGTGTGTAAGGAACGGTGAGCTTTTGACGGGCGCCagcggcaaaaaaagaagaagaaaaaaacaacctATTGGCTTTTTGTTGAATAATGTTTCAATACCTggtatgtacctaggtaatatTCGTCGTTGACAATTGTCGTTAGTagcctagtctagactaagAAAAGTGTATCGGAACGAAAACGTAGTGGGGTAATTTCTATCTTTGGACCCCAATGTCATCATCCAAAAACCACCCTCGGGCTTCCACGAGCAAAGCTTGTGAACCGGTTGATTACTCACCTCATTCACATGGTACATTCTATATCGTATGGAGTCATGAAGATTTCGCAGCTGGCCAGATTGACTTGGGTAGGTTGAAATAATTATACAGAGCAAGATTCCAGGCACATATATACGTTCTAAATACATACTGTCTATTGCTCACATCAAAAACGCTCTGTCTCCTCACACTATTGACATATGCTGTTTGCCCCTTGGAGATGCTCACTACGAGAATATCAGAGTCCGAACCAATATCCATAACCTGCCAgaggaagaaaaagcaaCAGATTTAAGCTGATTACGGAATATACTGATTAATGCCTAATGTGGTGGAAAACCCATCTCTAAAAAGCGGTCCATTCAAAAAGTTTATATATAATTTGCTTTTGATTTCAGAGACATAGAAAAAATTCAAGCATACTCTAATGCACTAATAATAATACAACTCCTTTTGACGCTCTGCATTACTCCTTTCTTGAGTAGCAGTCATACGCTCAACCACTCCTATAATCCTGCGAGCAAGCCATCTGCTGCCCGCACTGCAATATTTTGAGGCGGCAAGACGCCCTCGTTTATGTTGCTGATACCCGCCTCAGGGATCACGTGGGAGATATCGCGCTGACCATAGCTGCTAGCTTTGCAGGCAAGCAAGGTTGCACTGGGGTCCATACTATCAAGGGAGCACTGGTTGGGAGGGTGGTTCTCTCCTTCCCAGCCCTTGTTGGCAACTTGGCCTCTTGACTTTGGCTCTCCGTCGCTTGCACAAGACTGAGAGAGGTGACTCGTGGAGCCACTACTGGTTCTTGGACATGTTGTCCTGGTAAGAACCTCTGTTGCTGCGTCGCCCGAGCAGGCATACTAAGGCGCTGCATCGGCAGCTTCGTCATCCACGTCGATGAGTTTCTTAGCGTCAAAAGCCTTCTTTGCAGCCTTAGCGAGCAGCTCCGTGTCGCCACTCATGTCACACATGCTCTTGAAACTGCCGCCTTCGCCCTTACGCATGAGCTCCCATGGGTGGGCATACTCGACAACCTCTCCCTTGTCCAACACCAAAACCTTGTCATAGTCTGCAATAGTCTGCAGGCGGTGAGCAATGGTGATGATGGTTGTATCTTTCATCTCGCGGATAGTATCCTGGATCTTGCTGTCGGTAGCGTAGTCGATGGATGCTGTAGCCTCGTCCATAACCAAAACGCGAGGCTCCTTGAGCAGTGCGCGGGCCAGGCAAAGAAGCTGACGTTGGCCTTGCGACAGATTTGATCCTGACTCGGAAACCTTGGACGACAGATTAAGGAATATGTTCTTGTTGCTCGCGCCCCCTGGTGTGGTTGGTGAAGCCGGTAGAACAGGCGAGGCATCGGCGGTGGGGATAGTTTCGTCGGGTCCAATAAGCTGCACACGTTGCAGCGACTTGTAAATCTGCTCGTCGGTAAACAAATGAAATGGGTCCAGGTTAGACCTAATAGTACCCGTGAAAAGGGTTGGCTCCTGGGGAACGATAGTAATAGCCTCGCGCAAATCGCGCAGGCCGATGAGTCCAATGTCAATGCCGTCAATCAGGATTTTACCCCCATCAGCCTCAAGCGCTCTGAAGATGGCCAGCGCTAGAGAGCTCTTTCCAGCACCCGTTCGTCCAACAATACCGACCTTCTCTTGGGGAGAGATCTTGAACGTAACGTTGCGTAGGACAGGGTCCAGCTCCTTGCGGTAACTGGTAGTGTAGTTGATAAACTCGACTGACCCCTGGGCTGGCCAGTTCTGGGGTGGCCGGTTCTTTTCACAGATGGGTGCGGCCTCCTGTTCGACCTCAAGGTACTCCTTGATACGCTCGACTGCGTTCATGTTCTGCTCGTTGATCGAGTACAAACGCACCAGCCACAGAATATTCTCAGCAAATCCGATGGCGTAACTCAACGAAATACCAGCCCACCCTGCATCGATGACTCCTATACTGAGGATGACAAAGACACCGGCGAAGAAGGAAACGAAATCGCCCAAGAGATCAGTACGGAAGGCAAGCCATCTGTTAGTAGCCCAGAGGTAAATCATGGGTCGCAGTTGGCCGTTGATGCGGGTCAAGTTGTCTCTCACGAACCGACGCTCATCGCCGTACGCTCGAATGGTGGTAACGCCGCTGAGAATGTCGTCAGCCATTATTGCTCCAATGTTCGCTTCGGTTGCTTTCTCGACAAGTCTTAGGAGCCGGTATGAAAAACTTACCTCAAAGTCTCGCCGAACTGTTGGAACAGAGGGCTACGCTGCACAGACTCCAGACGTTTCAGGTCTCGTGACGAAGCCAGGTAGAACTTGGCCAGCAGCACGTATGCAATTGTGATAAAGACGGCGGCAATAAGGAAACCTGGGGTTATCGAGGCAATAAGCACAACAGTCACTGTGATGCCCAGGGCGCAGCTCAAGATTCCGATGGCTATTGGCGCCACCTCCTGGTCGACGGCTTCCATATCTTTTGAAAACCTGTTCATCATTTGACCCAAGGGCTGCAGCAATTCCGAGTTAGTGTACCTATCCAGGATATACTGGGAGTATATATAGGCTTTGAGTAGAAGCAAATAGAGCTTCTCTGTAAACATACCGTGACATCGAAGAATCTGAATTTGGCACGGGTGACGGTATTTAACAGACGCGTGTGTATCTTGGCTGACGCGGTGAGTGACCCGAAGAAGATCCAAAGATCACGGAGGAATGCTGTTAGGGAACCAGCAAGACCAATAatggcgaggacgacgaggtaATACTGTGCATTGACTTCGGAGTTGACAACAATGTCGAGAGCGGTAGCGTTACCATTCCTGGCCAGCTGATCCTTGACGTAGGTTTGCACAGGCACCATGTACGTGGGGGCAAAGGACTGAGTGCCGTACATGTGCGAGCTGGTCGAGATTGGAACGCTGGAGACCTCAGTAGTGTACTGGCTTGCCCACTGCTTTATCCAGAGGTTAGACACAACGTCGCTGGCCTGCTGAGATATGAAGATGCAGCCCGCAACGACCCAGAACCACCAGGACCCCATGGATGCCAGGTATAGCTTCATAACAGGCCATTTCACAGCACCCGTAGCCTTGGTTTCTTCCATGGCTTCGGCTTTCTTCGCCTTTTTGGCGTTCTTGGGCTTAGACAGGTGATCGTCACCGTCGGTGTCGAGGAGTGTGTTGCCACTACCCTCGCCAACGCTTGAGGGCACGCGGGAGGGAATTCTGGAGATGTTGGGAGTTTCTGACTTGGCCTTCTGAGCAATCTCCTCGCCAAGCGCCCCAGACGTAATGACCTCTAGTGCCCGACCCTGGTGGGTTATTCTTCCGTTGTCCATTACGACCACAAAGTCGGAGTGCGGCACACACAGCGGGATGTTGTGCGTGACCATGATACAGGTTCGGTCTTTCATCAACGGGCCCCTGATGCAGTTGTTGAAGATCCACTGAGCCGTGTGCGAGTCTACAGCACTGAGACAGTCGTCCAGAAGCAGGTGCTTTGAGTTGGAATAGACGGCACGAGCCAGGGATATGCGCTGCTTTTGGCCTCCAGAGAGTGTAATGCCCTGTTGCACAAGATGTTAGTATCGGGTGATTAGACTCAGCGGCGGTAGCCATGCGAAGATTCCGAGAAAAAGGGACAAATGGGGTAGAAAATAAATGAACAGGAACATATATGGCATACCTTTTCGCCCACCAAGGTTTCATCACCATTGTCAAGGATTTCCAGGTCCCGCTCCAGCGCACAGGCGACAATGACATCGCGGTACCTCTTCTCATCAAAGCGTGCCGAAAACAAAATGTTGTCTTTTATGTTGGCGTTCACCAACCATGCCTGCTGAGCAACGTATGCGCAAGTCTCCGCAAGGCCAGTCTCGGGGTCGGGGCGAACATCTTCACGGCTCCGGCCTCCGGGCAGGTAAACGCGACCCTTGAGAAGAGTCATCTCGCCAAGCAGCGCCATCAACAGCGAAGTCTTACCCGAACCAGTGGGGCCAGCAATGACATTGAGCTTGCCAATCATGAATTCGGTGTCGATGTCCAGGAGGCGGAAGGCCTGAGATCCATCGGCGGCGATG contains:
- a CDS encoding ATP-dependent bile acid permease, encoding MGGVGQCQWPVWQVDDLTPCFQHDYLRILLPAVVIGLSVLNLGFRSARHAASRSKSPSTHAYAPVSNGDNSRPGAHRTDISPDDDAIAQDDEDDDEGLAIGGGRLALVKTATKGSIVQADTPPAQTLSVVVEELAIAGLVAVYVIALLSPKAHGSYTLTGTIIGLTTWVYVLVLATLRLFLGNTQWRVPHLWNHTAAIYSCQWLFLIGIFRSAMVHPSSKLAQILVIVEFALTSLLFFMAITTRKGNKTVLLEWEDGIPPARENLASLFSSFTFSWVDQIVWQGYKEPFEMGKVWNLLPKDKAATVLSHYRRVKKTTKLYWHLLRYFKGDLLSQAGWAVMSGMFTFAPTMLLKAILEYVEEPESAPRSVVWLYVILLPVTDIIRSLGDNRALWIGRKICINVRAILVGEIYAKALRRKAATGKDTVLGSEKKEDKPKGGFISKIKKMLCLGDNDESEDGKDGDKDKEDSSDEQANHGTIINLMSVDSFNVSEVTSYLHFLFASAPTQLLVSVVLLYQVLGMSAIPGFVVMVLLLPVNIGFGRAFNSTQKKIMACSDKRIHSTNEVLQNIRIIKYFAWEHRFSESVDEKRKAELKALRARYMVWACAVAVWNTVPLLITFFSFLMYTTVEKRPLHPSIAFTSISLFMLLRHPLDQLGDMLAHVQEAKVSIDRIEEFLSEEETDKFIQLGEDNVNEEGTRIIALKDAAFIWGGKDIIAADGSQAFRLLDIDTEFMIGKLNVIAGPTGSGKTSLLMALLGEMTLLKGRVYLPGGRSREDVRPDPETGLAETCAYVAQQAWLVNANIKDNILFSARFDEKRYRDVIVACALERDLEILDNGDETLVGEKGITLSGGQKQRISLARAVYSNSKHLLLDDCLSAVDSHTAQWIFNNCIRGPLMKDRTCIMVTHNIPLCVPHSDFVVVMDNGRITHQGRALEVITSGALGEEIAQKAKSETPNISRIPSRVPSSVGEGSGNTLLDTDGDDHLSKPKNAKKAKKAEAMEETKATGAVKWPVMKLYLASMGSWWFWVVAGCIFISQQASDVVSNLWIKQWASQYTTEVSSVPISTSSHMYGTQSFAPTYMVPVQTYVKDQLARNGNATALDIVVNSEVNAQYYLVVLAIIGLAGSLTAFLRDLWIFFGSLTASAKIHTRLLNTVTRAKFRFFDVTPLGQMMNRFSKDMEAVDQEVAPIAIGILSCALGITVTVVLIASITPGFLIAAVFITIAYVLLAKFYLASSRDLKRLESVQRSPLFQQFGETLSGVTTIRAYGDERRFVRDNLTRINGQLRPMIYLWATNRWLAFRTDLLGDFVSFFAGVFVILSIGVIDAGWAGISLSYAIGFAENILWLVRLYSINEQNMNAVERIKEYLEVEQEAAPICEKNRPPQNWPAQGSVEFINYTTSYRKELDPVLRNVTFKISPQEKVGIVGRTGAGKSSLALAIFRALEADGGKILIDGIDIGLIGLRDLREAITIVPQEPTLFTGTIRSNLDPFHLFTDEQIYKSLQRVQLIGPDETIPTADASPVLPASPTTPGGASNKNIFLNLSSKVSESGSNLSQGQRQLLCLARALLKEPRVLVMDEATASIDYATDSKIQDTIREMKDTTIITIAHRLQTIADYDKVLVLDKGEVVEYAHPWELMRKGEGGSFKSMCDMSGDTELLAKAAKKAFDAKKLIDVDDEAADAAP